In Aegilops tauschii subsp. strangulata cultivar AL8/78 chromosome 3, Aet v6.0, whole genome shotgun sequence, one genomic interval encodes:
- the LOC109778756 gene encoding SUN domain-containing protein 1 codes for MASPSISAAAVASPVTPVALDPSPVASRPPAATAPVRKRPVLLLDQRPHPSTPTSRTAAAAAAAAAPLSQARRKRGLSSSGRPRWQTALSVAAKNAALLAVLLYLGDQAWRWAHPAPLAQPDDAALAGYTARINDVEASLARAFGALKVQLEAVDRKIDGEVGAARGELAALLEEKRLAIEGQLNLLDARTDELNDALGGLRRMEFLRKDQFEAFLDEFKESLGSNSGAEVDLDQVLALAREIVMREIEKHAADGVGRVDYAVGSAGGRVVRYSEAYDAGKRGGLLSALPFGGGDNGDQSQKILQPSFGEPGQCFPLKGSSGFVEIQLRKGIIPEAITLEHVSKDVAYDMSTAPKDCRLSGWYQGTHTETPPNHAAEMYALTEFTYDLAKNNIQTFDITAPDVGVVNMVRLDFTSNHGSSALTCIYRIRVHGHEPVTPVIASPLP; via the exons ATGGCGTCCCCTTCCATCTCCGCCGCTGCGGTGGCCAGCCCCGTCACCCCGGTGGCCCTAGACCCCAGCCCCGTCGCATCCCGcccccccgccgccaccgccccggTGCGCAAGCGGCCGGTCCTCCTCCTCGACCAGCGCCCGCACCCCTCCACCCCGACGTCGCGcaccgctgccgctgccgccgccgccgccgcgcccctgtCCCAGGCACGGCGGAAGAGGGGGTTGTCGTCCTCCGGTCGGCCGAGGTGGCAGACCGCGCTAAGCGTCGCCGCCAAGAACGCAGCCCTCCTAGCCGTGCTCCTTTACCTGGGGGACCAGGCCTGGCGCTGGGCGCACCCAGCCCCTCTCGCGCAGCCCGACGACGCTGCGCTCGCGGGTTACACTGCCCGTATCAACGACGTCGaggcctccctcgcccgcgcctTCGGGGCGCTGAAGGTGCAGCTCGAGGCCGTGGACCGCAAGATCGACGGCGAGGTTGGGGCCGCTCGGGGCGAGCTCGCGGCGCTGCTGGAGGAGAAGAGGCTTGCCATCGAGGGACAGCTCAACCTGCTGGACGCCAGGACCGACGAGCTGAACGACGCGCTGGGCGGGCTCAGGCGGATGGAGTTCCTTAGGAAGGACCAGTTTGAAGCATTCCTGGATGAGTTCAAGGAGAGCCTAGGCTCCAACTCTGGCGCTGAGGTTGATCTGGATCAGGTCCTTGCGTTGGCCAGGGAGATCGTCATGAGGGAAATAGAGAAGCATGCCGCCGATGGGGTTGGCAGGGTGGACTATGCCGTGGGGTCTGCTGGGGGAAGAGTTGTCCGCTACTCGGAGGCATATGATGCTGGGAAACGTGGTGGTCTTCTTTCTGCATTACCATTTGGTGGTGGAGACAATGGTGACCAGTCACAGAAGATACTTCAGCCGAGCTTTGGGGAGCCCGGGCAGTGCTTTCCCTTGAAGGGGAGTAGTGGGTTTGTGGAGATCCAACTGAGGAAGGGGATAATCCCTGAGGCAATCACACTGGAGCATGTGTCCAAG GATGTGGCGTATGACATGTCCACTGCTCCAAAGGACTGCCGGCTATCCGGATGGTACCAAGGAACACATACCGAGACCCCTCCAAACCATGCTGCAGAGATGTACGCCTTGACTGAGTTCACTTACGACCTAGCCAAGAACAATATCCAGACATTCGATATAACTGCCCCAGATGTCGGTGTCGTCAACATGGTTAGGCTGGACTTCACTTCAAACCATGGAAGCTCCGCGCTGACGTGCATTTACCGCATCCGGGTGCATGGGCATGAGCCTGTCACGCCAGTTATCGCTAGTCCACTGCCCTGA